Proteins from one Ardenticatena maritima genomic window:
- a CDS encoding DUF1684 domain-containing protein translates to MSIWGKVRRALGLEPTLRPRESTDEVGSPIDEEAYTAALLANRAEKDRFFKEDPRSPLPPDVRATFQGLAYYPPNRTLRLVLPLERDPSGERIVMQTSTGDEQVYERLGYVSFEVDGEPTRLAIYRDVRSGALFLPFRDATSGSETYGAGRYLEPVLLDDNTVLVDFNLAYNPFCAYSDQWSCPLPPMENWLRVPIRAGEKAFSAHTTQPDEV, encoded by the coding sequence ATGAGCATTTGGGGCAAAGTGCGGCGCGCGCTCGGGCTCGAACCGACGCTGCGCCCGCGTGAATCAACCGACGAAGTGGGCTCGCCCATTGACGAAGAGGCGTACACCGCGGCGCTGCTCGCCAACCGCGCCGAAAAAGACCGCTTCTTCAAGGAAGACCCACGCTCCCCCCTGCCGCCCGACGTGCGCGCCACATTCCAGGGGCTGGCGTACTATCCGCCCAACCGCACCTTGCGGTTGGTGCTCCCGCTGGAACGCGACCCCTCGGGCGAGCGCATTGTCATGCAAACCAGCACCGGCGATGAGCAGGTGTACGAGCGGTTGGGCTACGTCTCGTTCGAGGTGGACGGCGAGCCCACCCGCCTGGCGATTTACCGCGACGTGCGGAGCGGCGCCCTCTTCCTGCCCTTCCGCGACGCCACCAGCGGCTCCGAAACCTACGGCGCAGGGCGCTATCTGGAACCCGTCCTGCTGGACGACAACACCGTGCTGGTGGATTTCAACCTGGCCTACAACCCGTTTTGCGCCTACAGCGACCAATGGAGTTGCCCACTGCCGCCCATGGAAAACTGGTTGCGCGTGCCCATTCGCGCCGGCGAAAAAGCCTTTTCCGCCCACACCACCCAACCAGACGAGGTGTAG
- a CDS encoding class I SAM-dependent methyltransferase, whose protein sequence is MPRFIIPHPDDVADDVRCYYRHARRMPEPVVELGVAHGRYTLTLADQQIRMVAVGEDAGLLQALHAFAQERHLPVEILTAAWETVRLPFRPGMLFLPEGRLARLLTYEAIMRFLRHVHGLLQVGGKFMFDLPLPDMHAIAPYLLPTGQTLIWRKSTPLDGGGVRHVWERRAYDVVAQIETRHIVEEEVDAEGFTRTRRHRMEQRGWFWPREVRAMLEATGFFIEAVYGGFNDEPLTDASPVQVWVVRKPAG, encoded by the coding sequence ATGCCGCGCTTCATCATTCCCCACCCCGACGATGTCGCCGATGATGTGCGTTGCTACTACCGCCACGCCCGCCGCATGCCCGAACCGGTTGTCGAATTGGGCGTGGCGCATGGGCGCTACACCCTCACCCTCGCCGACCAGCAAATCCGCATGGTGGCGGTCGGCGAAGACGCCGGGCTCCTGCAAGCGTTGCACGCTTTCGCGCAGGAGCGCCACCTGCCTGTGGAGATTCTGACGGCGGCGTGGGAAACCGTGCGCTTGCCTTTTCGCCCCGGCATGCTCTTTTTGCCCGAAGGGCGGCTGGCGCGTCTGCTCACCTACGAGGCGATCATGCGCTTCTTGCGCCACGTACACGGCTTGTTGCAGGTGGGCGGCAAATTCATGTTCGACCTGCCCCTGCCCGACATGCACGCCATCGCCCCCTACCTGCTGCCCACCGGGCAAACCCTCATCTGGCGGAAAAGCACCCCACTGGATGGCGGGGGCGTGCGGCATGTGTGGGAACGGCGCGCCTACGACGTGGTGGCGCAAATTGAGACGCGCCACATTGTGGAAGAAGAGGTGGACGCCGAGGGCTTCACCCGCACACGGCGGCACCGCATGGAACAGCGCGGCTGGTTTTGGCCGCGCGAAGTACGCGCCATGCTGGAAGCCACGGGCTTCTTCATCGAAGCGGTCTACGGTGGGTTCAACGATGAACCGCTGACCGACGCCAGCCCCGTGCAAGTGTGGGTCGTGCGGAAGCCGGCCGGCTAA
- the lepA gene encoding translation elongation factor 4 has translation MDQKHIRNFCIIAHIDHGKSTLADRLLVATGTITERDMKEQVLDDMDLERERGVTIKASAVRMLYTAPDGETYELNLIDTPGHVDFTYEVRRALQAAEGAILVVDATQGIEAQTLANLYMALDANLEIIPVVNKIDLPAAQPELVAEEIENLLGFPAEEVIPVSAKTGENVEQVLQAVVEKVPPPSGDPDAPLRALVFDSHYDPYKGVIAYVRVVDGALATNQKLRLMAAGIDIEALEIGTFSPRMTPTDRLETGEVGYVATGLKEVQDVRVGDTITLANKPAAEPLPGYEPAKPMVFAGIYPVDNEDYLDLRDALDKLRLNDAALVYEPENSAALGQGFRVGFLGLFHMEIVQERLEREYNLNLIATAPSVVYRVVLTNGEEIEIDSPAELPDPSKIEEILEPWMRVQIWTPSDYIGPIMELVTNRRGVFEKMEYLDEKRVLLTYQLPLSELIVDFYDQLKSRTRGYASMDYQFSGYQPGDLVKLDILVNEQPVDALSIIVHRDQAYEKGSALVRRLKEVIPRQQFKVPIQAAIGRRVIARQTVPALRKDVLAKCYGGDVTRKRKLLEKQKEGKKRLKKLGNVEIPQEAFMAVLKIGGDDNKK, from the coding sequence ATGGACCAGAAACACATTCGCAATTTTTGCATCATTGCCCATATTGACCACGGAAAAAGCACGCTCGCCGACCGTTTGCTGGTGGCGACCGGCACCATTACCGAGCGCGATATGAAAGAGCAAGTGCTCGACGATATGGACCTGGAGCGTGAGCGCGGCGTGACTATCAAAGCCAGCGCCGTGCGCATGCTCTACACCGCACCGGACGGCGAAACCTACGAACTCAACCTGATTGACACGCCGGGGCACGTGGACTTTACCTACGAAGTGCGCCGCGCCCTGCAAGCCGCCGAAGGCGCCATCCTGGTGGTGGACGCCACACAGGGCATCGAAGCCCAGACGCTGGCGAACCTCTACATGGCGCTCGACGCCAACCTGGAAATTATTCCCGTTGTCAACAAGATTGACTTGCCCGCCGCACAGCCGGAACTCGTGGCGGAAGAAATCGAAAACCTGCTCGGCTTCCCCGCCGAAGAGGTGATCCCTGTTTCCGCCAAGACGGGCGAGAACGTGGAGCAGGTGCTGCAAGCCGTGGTGGAAAAGGTGCCGCCGCCGTCCGGCGACCCCGACGCGCCTTTGCGTGCGCTCGTGTTCGATAGCCACTACGACCCCTACAAGGGCGTTATTGCCTATGTGCGTGTGGTGGATGGCGCCCTTGCCACCAACCAGAAACTGCGCCTGATGGCGGCGGGGATTGACATTGAAGCACTCGAAATTGGCACGTTCAGCCCGCGCATGACCCCCACCGACCGCCTGGAAACGGGTGAAGTGGGATACGTGGCCACGGGCTTGAAAGAGGTGCAGGACGTGCGCGTCGGCGATACGATTACACTGGCGAACAAGCCCGCGGCGGAACCATTGCCGGGCTACGAGCCGGCCAAACCGATGGTCTTTGCGGGTATCTATCCCGTGGACAATGAAGATTATCTCGACCTGCGCGATGCGCTTGACAAACTGCGCCTGAACGATGCCGCGCTGGTCTATGAGCCGGAAAACAGCGCCGCGTTGGGGCAGGGCTTCCGCGTTGGGTTTCTGGGATTGTTCCACATGGAAATTGTGCAAGAGCGCCTCGAACGTGAGTACAACCTGAACTTGATTGCGACGGCGCCCAGCGTGGTCTATCGCGTGGTGCTCACCAATGGGGAAGAAATCGAGATTGATAGCCCCGCCGAACTGCCCGACCCCAGCAAAATCGAGGAAATTTTGGAACCGTGGATGCGCGTCCAAATCTGGACGCCCAGCGACTACATTGGGCCTATCATGGAGTTGGTGACCAATCGGCGCGGCGTTTTCGAGAAGATGGAGTATCTGGACGAAAAGCGCGTTTTGCTCACCTATCAGCTGCCGCTGAGCGAGCTCATTGTGGACTTCTACGATCAGCTCAAAAGCCGCACGCGCGGCTACGCTTCCATGGATTACCAATTCAGCGGCTATCAGCCCGGCGACCTGGTGAAGCTGGATATCCTGGTCAACGAGCAACCTGTGGATGCGCTCAGTATCATTGTGCACCGTGACCAGGCGTACGAAAAAGGCTCGGCGCTGGTGCGGCGGCTCAAAGAAGTCATCCCGCGCCAGCAATTCAAGGTGCCCATTCAAGCCGCGATTGGGCGGCGGGTGATTGCCCGCCAGACGGTGCCCGCCCTGCGCAAAGACGTGCTCGCCAAGTGCTACGGCGGCGACGTGACGCGCAAGCGCAAGTTGCTCGAAAAGCAGAAAGAGGGCAAAAAGCGCTTGAAGAAGTTGGGCAATGTGGAAATTCCACAGGAAGCTTTTATGGCGGTGCTCAAAATCGGCGGCGACGACAACAAGAAATAA
- a CDS encoding zinc ribbon domain-containing protein has product MENLPVNISVLIQATIAFFTAFGLALWVSLVIWTYNDIRARTRDIFAILLAVLLVAVFNIFGVPLYLLLRPRETLAEQYERSLEEEALLQEIEDRQVCPSCHTPVRDDFLVCPNCATRLKNKCANCGKLMRLEWNVCPYCGT; this is encoded by the coding sequence ATGGAAAATCTACCCGTCAATATCAGCGTACTGATTCAAGCAACGATTGCATTTTTCACTGCGTTTGGGCTGGCGCTCTGGGTCAGTCTGGTCATCTGGACATACAACGATATTCGCGCCCGCACACGCGATATTTTTGCCATTTTGCTGGCGGTGCTGCTGGTAGCCGTCTTCAACATTTTCGGCGTACCGCTCTACCTGTTGCTGCGCCCCCGCGAAACGCTGGCGGAGCAATACGAGCGTTCACTCGAAGAAGAAGCCTTGCTGCAAGAAATCGAAGACCGCCAGGTCTGCCCATCGTGCCACACTCCTGTGCGCGACGACTTCCTGGTCTGCCCGAACTGCGCTACACGCTTGAAGAACAAATGCGCCAATTGCGGCAAGTTGATGCGCCTGGAATGGAACGTCTGCCCCTACTGCGGCACGTAA
- a CDS encoding CBS domain-containing protein, with product MPKRVADVMSHRVISCHPQTPIRRCARRMRENDVSALIVLDDDGYLAGILSQTDLVTLRAYRPEWEEMVAEHAMIRNVLTVTPDTPLEEACDLMARLRVHRLVVVEEDENGKHPIGVLSMTDVVREMAEGDESANA from the coding sequence ATGCCGAAGAGAGTTGCCGATGTGATGAGCCACCGTGTGATTTCGTGCCACCCTCAAACGCCCATTCGTCGTTGCGCCCGCCGCATGCGTGAAAACGACGTGAGCGCGCTCATTGTGCTGGACGACGACGGATACCTGGCGGGCATTCTCAGCCAGACCGACCTGGTCACCCTGCGGGCGTATCGTCCTGAGTGGGAAGAGATGGTGGCGGAACACGCCATGATTCGCAACGTGCTCACGGTCACGCCGGATACGCCGCTGGAAGAAGCGTGCGATTTGATGGCGCGTTTGCGGGTACACCGCCTTGTGGTGGTGGAAGAAGACGAAAACGGCAAACACCCTATCGGCGTGTTAAGCATGACGGACGTGGTACGCGAGATGGCGGAAGGCGACGAGAGCGCCAACGCCTGA
- a CDS encoding alpha/beta hydrolase has translation MLNETPIAFETEDGLLLSGRVVRPAAEISPRGGVVVAHPHPLYGGSMETPLVVALAQTLASAGFVVVRFNFRGVGESEGAFGGGEAEEADIVAAVQALGAQPGVPRDRRALVGYSFGAWVGLRALPRVQSVKAFAGIGTPLWHLSPATFTQDERPRLLITGEYDDISPPHVLQSMALGAAHVQVHTIPHADHAYSGEHTQTVGRLVRDFLEQVLLA, from the coding sequence ATGCTGAACGAAACACCCATCGCCTTTGAAACCGAAGACGGGCTTTTGCTGTCCGGGCGCGTTGTGCGCCCCGCGGCGGAAATCTCCCCCCGCGGCGGCGTCGTAGTGGCGCATCCCCATCCGCTCTACGGTGGTTCTATGGAAACGCCGCTGGTGGTCGCCTTGGCGCAGACGCTGGCGAGCGCCGGCTTTGTGGTGGTGCGCTTCAACTTTCGCGGCGTGGGAGAAAGCGAAGGCGCATTTGGCGGGGGCGAAGCCGAAGAAGCCGACATTGTCGCCGCGGTGCAGGCGCTTGGCGCGCAGCCGGGCGTGCCGCGCGATCGCCGCGCCCTGGTGGGATACAGTTTTGGCGCGTGGGTGGGCTTGCGCGCCTTGCCGCGTGTGCAGAGCGTCAAGGCGTTTGCCGGCATCGGGACGCCGCTCTGGCATCTTTCACCCGCCACATTCACCCAGGACGAACGCCCGCGCTTGCTCATCACGGGCGAATACGATGACATCTCGCCGCCCCATGTCTTGCAGAGCATGGCGTTGGGGGCGGCGCATGTGCAGGTGCACACCATCCCCCACGCCGACCATGCGTACAGCGGCGAGCACACCCAAACCGTTGGGCGGCTGGTGCGCGATTTTTTGGAGCAGGTGCTTTTGGCGTAA
- a CDS encoding peptide ABC transporter substrate-binding protein yields MRSLVRHAWLVALLLLVHCTPLQRETTPATLDLPLLGLPATLDPALAQDDLSLLLVNLVHAGLTRYDPETATIVPDLATEWRASTNGRIYTFRLQTGLQWRDVQGNPVASFSADDVVASLRRACAPSTRAPFVEALFIIEGCRDVYESQDIVDLASVGVRALDPQTVEIDLVRPGADLPAVLSLPIARPLPQNAIAAGNVGWQSPERLQSIGPYVFTAWLPPDTISLTRNPTYPAERQPRTPDIINFSLTTDALADYRAGLFDRLALPAEAVPAVQTDDTLREQLSLVEQSCTVGIGFTTVKPPVDRVRVRRALAAAIDRSLLVRQSPGDRVAASSLAPAALFGATEPTGVAYDTAQARTWLAQAGYPRGLGFPTLQLATPDIPEWVDVANAVASMWRTTLDITVNVVPLPADEYEAHLDRTIPLPEIAHAWLFEWCSPVPDLHEWYYAPFHCEASQNHWRRLCGEFDDVVESAMNEQDPTARMDLYRQAHTLITVEEAAHVPLFHRAQALLTQPWVRGRIAPAGGWNPRTWQLDMRAKQKARTP; encoded by the coding sequence ATGCGCTCCCTCGTGCGTCATGCGTGGCTTGTGGCGCTTCTGCTGCTTGTGCATTGCACCCCCTTGCAACGCGAAACCACCCCCGCCACACTCGACTTGCCGTTGTTGGGTTTGCCCGCCACCCTTGACCCCGCGCTGGCGCAGGACGACCTTTCGCTGTTGCTTGTCAATCTGGTGCATGCCGGCCTGACGCGCTACGACCCGGAGACCGCTACCATCGTCCCCGATTTGGCGACCGAGTGGCGCGCTAGTACGAACGGGCGCATTTACACCTTCCGCCTGCAAACCGGCTTGCAGTGGCGCGATGTGCAGGGCAACCCGGTGGCCTCTTTCAGCGCCGATGACGTGGTCGCCTCGCTCCGTCGCGCCTGCGCCCCCTCGACGCGCGCCCCGTTTGTTGAAGCCCTCTTCATCATCGAAGGGTGCCGCGACGTGTACGAAAGCCAGGACATCGTGGACCTGGCGAGTGTAGGCGTGCGGGCGCTCGACCCGCAAACCGTCGAAATTGACCTCGTGCGTCCGGGGGCTGATTTGCCCGCCGTGCTCTCGTTGCCGATTGCCCGCCCCCTTCCCCAGAACGCCATTGCGGCGGGCAATGTGGGCTGGCAGTCGCCTGAACGCTTGCAAAGCATCGGTCCTTACGTTTTCACCGCCTGGTTGCCCCCCGACACCATCAGCCTGACACGCAACCCAACCTACCCGGCTGAGCGGCAGCCACGCACCCCCGACATCATCAACTTCTCTTTGACCACAGACGCCCTCGCCGATTACCGCGCGGGGCTTTTTGACCGCCTGGCGCTCCCCGCCGAAGCCGTGCCCGCCGTCCAGACGGATGACACCCTGCGCGAGCAACTTTCGCTTGTCGAACAATCCTGCACCGTGGGCATCGGGTTCACCACCGTCAAGCCGCCGGTTGACCGTGTGCGTGTGCGGCGCGCCCTTGCGGCGGCGATTGACCGCTCTCTGCTGGTGCGCCAGTCGCCGGGCGATCGTGTCGCTGCGTCCTCGCTCGCGCCCGCGGCGTTGTTTGGCGCCACCGAACCGACCGGCGTCGCGTATGACACGGCGCAAGCCCGCACATGGCTGGCGCAGGCGGGGTATCCGCGCGGTTTGGGCTTTCCCACGTTGCAACTCGCCACACCCGACATCCCCGAATGGGTGGATGTGGCGAACGCCGTTGCCTCAATGTGGCGTACCACGCTTGACATAACCGTCAACGTGGTGCCGCTTCCCGCCGACGAGTACGAAGCCCATCTGGACCGCACCATTCCCTTGCCCGAAATCGCGCATGCCTGGCTTTTTGAATGGTGCTCGCCCGTGCCGGACTTGCACGAGTGGTACTATGCGCCTTTCCATTGTGAAGCCAGCCAGAACCACTGGCGGCGATTGTGCGGTGAATTTGATGACGTGGTGGAAAGCGCCATGAATGAGCAAGACCCCACCGCCCGCATGGACCTCTACCGTCAGGCGCACACGCTCATCACAGTGGAAGAAGCGGCGCACGTGCCGCTTTTCCACCGCGCGCAGGCGCTGCTGACCCAACCGTGGGTGCGTGGGCGCATCGCGCCCGCCGGCGGCTGGAATCCGCGCACCTGGCAACTCGACATGCGCGCAAAGCAAAAAGCACGCACCCCTTGA
- a CDS encoding RNA polymerase sigma factor yields MGSQPTDIELVKRTRAGDFDAFAALYLRYARSIFRVIYAMTQDRAAAEDLLQETFFRVYRNLDRIDESVDSLQPWLYRIAINLTNNWLTRTPKTSPLDKVSEWFQRHIHVSPDHIIERDERVRAVQDAIAKLDEKHRIVVVLYYLQELPLEEIAGILNLPVGTVKSRLYHARRQLKDHLQADQRISVPQTALSAS; encoded by the coding sequence ATGGGGTCTCAACCGACGGATATCGAGTTGGTGAAGAGAACCCGCGCTGGTGATTTTGACGCCTTTGCGGCACTCTATCTGCGCTATGCGCGGTCAATTTTTCGCGTCATCTACGCCATGACGCAAGATCGTGCAGCGGCGGAAGATTTGTTGCAGGAAACGTTCTTTCGCGTCTATCGCAATCTGGATCGCATTGATGAATCGGTGGACTCGTTGCAACCGTGGCTCTATCGCATCGCCATCAACCTGACAAACAACTGGCTCACCCGTACACCCAAAACAAGCCCGCTCGACAAGGTGAGCGAATGGTTCCAGCGGCACATTCACGTTTCACCCGACCACATCATCGAACGCGACGAGCGTGTCCGCGCCGTGCAGGACGCCATCGCCAAATTGGACGAAAAGCATCGCATCGTCGTGGTGCTCTACTACCTGCAAGAATTGCCGCTCGAAGAGATTGCCGGCATTCTCAATTTGCCGGTCGGCACGGTCAAGTCGCGGCTCTACCATGCCCGCCGCCAACTCAAAGACCACCTGCAAGCCGACCAACGCATCAGCGTGCCGCAAACGGCGCTTTCTGCTTCTTGA
- a CDS encoding VanZ family protein, with product MSRKHLLLLFWLVGILFPMALFTRYSATYNRWFQTVFTPEWTHVVMHAFLYAVLAVLLARTLPPRFCHPFWLLTLVLLVACLQEGVQLIYTASLPGRDELFDIGVDLIGGSVGVLLAQKRLPLLE from the coding sequence ATGTCCCGCAAGCATCTCTTGTTGCTCTTCTGGCTTGTTGGCATTCTCTTTCCCATGGCGCTCTTCACGCGCTACTCCGCCACGTACAACCGCTGGTTCCAAACCGTCTTTACGCCCGAATGGACCCACGTAGTCATGCATGCGTTTCTCTACGCCGTCCTGGCGGTCTTGCTGGCACGCACACTCCCACCCCGTTTTTGCCACCCCTTCTGGCTGCTGACGCTGGTATTGCTGGTGGCGTGCCTGCAAGAAGGCGTGCAACTCATCTACACCGCCTCACTTCCCGGACGGGATGAACTGTTCGACATCGGCGTGGACCTAATAGGCGGGAGCGTCGGCGTCTTGCTGGCGCAGAAACGTTTGCCCTTGCTGGAATGA